In Oreochromis niloticus isolate F11D_XX linkage group LG18, O_niloticus_UMD_NMBU, whole genome shotgun sequence, one genomic interval encodes:
- the samd7 gene encoding sterile alpha motif domain-containing protein 7 — protein sequence MTPREQLRKMTALGEQGSLDEKHWYRLVNGMSAGELRQRQELIMRNQMAMAPQILAQGQQRLQGVPAQFEPRFMERELVPPTEMVPSEARQMHMGPHLGPPLPPHANVLPGRGFPAPAGYGFLPSEPMETVARRQELIHKQNIARMEMNAILHQKELENAHQKGLMGIENPMSYPSNPMVFRGRQRMPDGHDVFVHRPTLDELHSNNILMSANPYPAISTLHRERGRRAGRRPTVHKSMESHVSNVKGQTEDKSVEQSPGAASGEEKELEPKGDMGEECATSKTHHQAKVDPELATGSRKNYKDGEPGLRKACVNSQDGSSDAANSGTNDKDISSQCSAFQEKFMYPSTGGTLTGIPYMFPVPGNGFLPPGPPNLFLNGEEVPEDIRKWTVNDVYNFINSIPTCSEYAQTFKDHMIDGETLPLLSEEHLLDTLGLKLGPALKIRSQVSRRLGSMLYMMNLPLSTAPLQATPEKPGERSSEIGSPINCNSEEMVASPRDPDVIKSADHLHEAENNSPPSASSETA from the exons ATGACCCCACGGGAGCAGCTGAGGAAGATGACAGCGCTAGGGGAGCAGGGGTCTTTGGATGAGAAGCACTGGTACCGACTCGTCAATGGGATGTCTGCTGGAG AGCTGAGGCAGAGGCAGGAGCTGATAATGAGGAACCAGATGGCTATGGCACCACAGATCCTTGCCCAGGGGCAGCAGAGGTTACAGGGGGTCCCCGCACAGTTCGAACCTCGGTTCATGGAGAG GGAGTTAGTTCCACCTACCGAGATGGTCCCATCTGAAGCCAGGCAGATGCACATGGGCCCTCACCTCGGTCCACCTCTGCCTCCTCATGCCAACGTCCTGCCTGGAAGAGGTTTCCCTGCACCAG CTGGGTATGGCTTCTTACCCTCAGAGCCCATGGAAACTGTTGCCCGGCGACAGGAGCTCATTCACAAGCAAAATATAGCCAG AATGGAAATGAACGCCATCCTGCATCAGAAGGAGCTGGAGAACGCGCACCAGAAAGGCTTGATGGGAATTGAAAATCCCATGTCATACCCTTCCAACCCCATGGTGTTTAGAGGTCGTCAGCGCATGCCAGACGGCCACGATGTCTTCGTCCACCGGCCCACCCTGGATGAACTGCACTCCAACAATATTCTCATGTCAGCCAACCCATATCCAGCAATAAGCACGCTGCACAGAGAGCGGGGGCGCAGAGCAGGTCGGAGGCCAACTGTTCACAAGAGTATGGAGAGCCATGTGTCCAACGTGAAGGGCCAGACTGAAGATAAAAGTGTAGAGCAGAGCCCAGGGGCCGCATCGGGGGAGGAGAAGGAGCTCGAGCCAAAGGGGGACATGGGAGAGGAGTGTGCCACCAGTAAGACACATCATCAGGCCAAAGTAGACCCTGAACTGGCCACTGGAAGCAGGAAGAACTACAAAGATGGGGAGCCAGGCCTCCGGAAAGCCTGCGTGAACAGCCAAGATGGGAGTTCAGACGCAGCCAACAGTGGAACAAATGATAAAGACATATCCAGCCAATGTTCAGCTTTCCAGGAGAAATTCATGTATCCTTCCACTGGAGGAACTCTAACAGGGATCCCTTACATGTTCCCAGTCCCTGGAAATGGTTTCCTTCCTCCTG gCCCACCAAATCTCTTTTTAAATGGTGAGGAGGTGCCCGAAGACatcaggaagtggacagtgaatGATGTGTACAACTTTATTAACAGTATTCCCACGTGTTCAGAGTATGCCCAG ACTTTCAAGGACCACATGATTGACGGAGAGACGCTGCCCCTCCTATCAGAGGAGCATTTATTGGATACACTGGGACTGAAGCTGGGGCCAGCTCTTAAGATCCGCTCACAG GTGTCCAGACGTCTTGGGAGCATGTTGTACATGATGAACCTGCCGCTCTCCACCGCCCCACTGCAGGCCACCCCTGAGAAGCCCGGGGAGCGCTCATCAGAGATCGGCTCCCCCATTAACTGCAACAGTGAGGAGATGGTGGCAAGTCCAAGAGATCCCGATGTCATAAAATCCGCCGACCACCTCCACGAGGCAGAAAACAACTCCCCTCCATCTGCCAGCAGTGAGACTGCCTGA